The Methanosarcina acetivorans C2A genome includes the window ACCTGCGGCATAAATCCCCTTTTCCGAGGTTTCCATCCAGCGGTTGGTTATGATGAAGCCTTCATTATTCTTTTCCACATTAACGAATTCGGTATTCGGCTGGATGCCCACGTAGATGAAAACCCCATTGGTCGAAAGTTCTCTTGATTCTTTGCTGTTGAGATCTTGCAGGATAACCTTCTCGACCTTCTTGACCCCCTCCCGGCTCCCTGCTATTTCCTGGACAAGAGTATTGAGGATGAACTCGATGTTCGGAGTTGCAAGCGCCCGGTCCTGAAGGACTTTTGCGGCTTTCAAACGGTCCCGCCTGTGGATAAGATATACGTTCTGGGCAACCTTTGAAAGAAGAAGAGCATCCGTGACAGCGGAGTTGCCGCCTCCTACCACAACTACAGTTTTGTTTTTGAAAAAAGGCCCATCGCAGATTGCGCAGTAGGAGACCCCCTTGCTGATAAATTCCTTCTCTCCGGGCACGCCCAGGTGCTTTGGATTTGCGCCTGTGGCAATAATTAAGGTTTTTGCTTCAAGGTCTCCACTATCTGTCGAGACTATTTTTTTTGCCCCTTCGGTACGGACCGAGAGAACTTCCGTAATTTTAGTCTTAACCCCGACTTCCTGAGCGTGGGTTCTATATTTTTCCATCAATTCAAGTCCGGAAATTGACGGAAAGCCAGGATAGTTTTCTACAATATCTGACATGGAGATCTGACCGCTGATCTCACTTTTCTCCAGAACGAGGGTGTCAAGCCCGAAACGTACGGCGTAAATTCCCGCTGCAAGCCCTGCAGGCCCCCCTCCTATGATTATCAGGTCGTACATATTTCCTCCCGAAAACAAAAATGAGTTCAAAAAATAAAGTTTTAACTTACCTTCGGGTAATGCGGGCTATAGCATCGGCTTTTTTAGGAAGACCCGTAAATGCAGGCTCTCCATCGATCAGAGTTGTAGGGACGCCGACTATGCCGTGCTTCTCGATAAGAGCCTGGCCTTCGGGGTTTTCGACGTCAATTTCCTCGTACTCAAAATCGTATTCCGTTTTAAGGTCTTTCCAGAACCTGCGTGTTGCCGGACATGCCGTGCACCAGGTAGCGTGAATTAGCGTAACCTTTGCCATAAAAAAATACCTCCAAAAAATATGAATGTAAACTTCATCCCTATTATTAATTTATAGATATAAATACGTTGAGCGTCTCCGCAAATCATAAAATAAATCCATAGATTCTTTGAATAAGCCTGTGGCGCCAAAAGCTTTAAACCAATAAACTCCTAAAGCGGGGTATGCTCACATTTATAGGGCTGGGCCTTTTTGACGAATACGATATTTCCTTAAAAGGACTTGAGGCTGTCCGGGAAGCTGACCTTGTATACGCGGAATTTTATACTTCCTGCCTCATGGGAACAAACCCTGAAAAAATGGAAAAGCTCTATGGAAAGAAAGTCCATCTACTCTCAAGGGAAGACGTAGAACAACAGCCCGACTGGCTGGATAAAGCAAAAGACAAAAATGTCGCCTTCCTCACAGGCGGGGACACAATGGTCTCCACAACCCATGTTGACCTGCGCCTCAGGGCAGAAAAGCTCGGCATAGAAACCCACCTGATTCATGGGGCTTCCATCGCTTCGGCTGTCTCGGGGCTTACCGGGCTTCAGAACTACCGCTTCGGAAAATCCGCAAGTATCCCATATCCTTATGAAAGCCGTAGAGGAGCCATAATTATTTCGGAAACTCCTTATGACACCATAAAACAGAACTCCGAACTTGGCCTCCACACCATGATCTTTCTGGACATCGATAAAGATAAAGGGTATATGACCGCCAACCATGCGCTTGAACTCCTGCTCGAGGTTGAGAAGCGAAGAGGAGAAGGGATAATGGAGAGGGCTGTTGCTGTAGGAATCGCAAGAGCCGGCTCGGAAAAACCCGTGGTGAAAGCTGACTACGCAGAAAGCCTGAAGGACTTCGATTTTGGAAATCCTCTTCATATCCTCGTGGTTCCCGGAAAACTGCATTTCCTAGAAGCTGAAGCTCTTGTGAAACTTGCAGCCGGGCCTGGGAAAATCATGGAAGAGACGGAGTAAGGTCAAATAATTTTCCGATAAATAAACAGGATAAAATCAAAAATCGATGGAGTAACCATTGCTGAATGATTTCTCAGGTGGTCAAGATGCCTGCCGATTTGAATGAAAAGGTCAACCGATACGAGGATATGTTGAAAAGGGCTCTTCAGAAAGCAAAGTATGCTCCGATCCCTAACTCCCATATGCGTGCAGTAGCAGAGGACTACTACACAATGGCAGAAGCCTACTATAAGGACGGAATCTACTTTCTTGAGAATGGGGACCCTGTGAATGCCCTGACTTCTTTCAGTTATGGGCACGCCTGGCTTGATGCCGGAGCAAAACTCGGGGTTTTTGCTGTGGACGATGAGACTCTTTTTACGATATGAGCCTTTTAAGGGACAGGAGCTCTGAAAGAACCAGGACTCTGAAGGAACCAGAACTTGAAAGAAACAGCTGGAATTGAAAAATCAAAGAAAATAGGAAATATAGGAATACTTACATAGCTTCAGGAATAGAAAGTAAACATCCTGAAAACGAAAACTGAAGGGTTAAAACGTTACTAATAAAATATAAAAGCTAAACATAAAGCTGAAAAATGCAAATATAAAGCTGAAAAATGCAAATATAAAGCTGAAAAACAGAAACCAGAATCATGAAAACTGAAAAATAGATACCAAAATCAAAAGCTTAAAAATAATCGCTAAAACTAAGACTAAAAAATAGACGCCAAAATTAGGGGCTAAAAGTTAGGAACACTTAAAGTAGAAAGTTAAGACTTATAACTGAAAGTTGGAAATTTAATAGCTTAAACTGATAAACCATATAATAAGTAAAGTTTATAAATACAAACGCTTATTCGAAGCCTGAATAATTGATGTCCTGAATAATTGATGTACTTTGCTCTATTCTTTAGATTTTGTAAGACTTTTCCCTGCTCCGGGAATATTCCTTATTATGTATATTGAATAACTGCGGTGGATAAATTATGAAGAACTTTCATGTGGTACTTGAAGCAGCTTGGTTGGTTAGAGATGTAAAAACGGCTGATGATGCAATAGGGGTTGCGATTTCTGAGGCTGGAAAGCGCCTGAACCCCAAACTGGATTTTGTAGAGGTTGATGTGGGATCTACGTCCTGCCCGGCATGCGGTGAACCTTTTAGCAGTGTTTTCATAGCGGCAAATACCGCGCTTGTAGGGCTTATTTTTGAAATGAAGGTTTTTGACGCCGAATCTGCGGAACATGCGGAAAGGATCGCAAAATCCGTCATAGGCAAGTCTCTCCGCGATATCCCGTTGACAGTTGTCGAGGTTACGGAATTCGAAAGGTCAGGCGAGAAAGGCGACCAGCAGCAGAAAGGAAAGGCGAAAAAATAAAGTCTTTTCCTTCCTGTTAATATGTCGGGGCAGAGGAAGGCGTGCCTGTACGTTTTCTAATAAGATAGCTCTTCTGTAGCCAGGATCTCAGTACCTATGGCTAAAAAATGAAGCACCTGTCACGGCAGAAATGGATAAATCAGTAATTTTATCTTTTCCTGAGTTTTCATTTTACTTAACTTTTAACAATATATTCTATCCCCAAAACTCCGGGACCCTCCAGACCCGTAAAAAAGAGGAAACTGCATGGACAGAATTATTTCCGTAGTGGGGCATACTGCCCTTGATTACATCATCGATGTTGAAAATATAGCAGGAAAAAACGAGTCTTCCCCTGTAATTGACTATGAAGAATATCCTGGCGGAGGGGCTGCAAATATTGCAGTTGCCATTGCAAAGCTAGGAGGAAAAAGCCAGCTGATGTCTCCTGTCGGAATGGATTTTTCGAGTTCGGGATATGAGCAACTTCTTAAGGACGCACACGTTGACCTCTCCCGCCTTTACAGCATTGAAGCCCTGAAACTTTCCAAGGCTTTCATTTTCACGGACAGGGAAGACAACCAGACCACCTATTTTTACTGGGGAGCGTCCTCAAAGTTCAAAGAGCTTGAGCCTGAACCCGTAGATTTTGCACACCTGGCAACAGCAGACTGCATCTACAATGCAAAGATCGCGCAAATTGCCGGTTTTGTCTCGTTTGATCCGGGACAGGATCTGGTGACTTACTCACAAGAAAAACTCGAGACAATCCTTGCCCACACGGATATCCTCTTTGCAAACCGGCACGAAATTAAGCGGGTTTCGGAGATGACCGGGAAAAGCTTCTCCGAACTCAGGGCTATGATTGAGGTCATTGTTATAACATATGATGCAGAAGGCAGCAGAATTTACACCGGCAATGAAGAATGGAAAATTCCTGTAGTTTCTGTAAAGGCCGTAGACCCTACCGGAGCAGGAGATGCTTACAGGGCAGGTTTTCTGCTCGCCTACACCCGGGAGTATTCCCTTCCCACATGCGGAAAAATAGGATCAACTGTAGCGTCCTTTGCGGTACAGTCCCGGGGCTGCCAGACCAGCCTTCCAACCTGGGAAGAGATGAAATCCCGCTATGAAGCCAGCTTCGGAAAACTGGAAGTAGAGAGCTGAGGTTATAAAAGCTCGTAGAAGCAGGCTGAAATGAGAAAAGCATATGAAATATTATATAATGACTTAAGAACTATACTCCGCGAATTACAACCTGGAAGTACAAAAAATAGAATTACGGAAGAGGATGCAGATGAAACTCGCAGCACTGATTTCTGGCGGCAAGGACTCGGTCTTTGCCATCCACAAAGCCCTTGAAGAAGGGCACGAGGTCACCCACCTCATCAATATTATTCCTGCAAGGGACGACTCCTACATGTACCACTCAATCAACCTCCATATGGTCGAACTGATCTCTGCCGCCAGTGAAATCCCGCTGATCCAGCAGGAGTCCAGCGGAATCAAGGAACTCGAGCTGGACGACCTTACTCTTGCTCTAAAGAGGGTAAATGTGGATGGGGTGTCTGTAGGCGCTATTGAATCACAGTACCAGGCGAGCCGGGTGCAGAAGATCTGCGATTCCCTCGGGCTTAAAGTCTATGCCCCTCTCTGGCACAGGGATCCTGAAGAACTCCTGAACGAGATGGCAAAAGTTCTCGATATAAGGATTGTCCGGGTTGCAGCCGAGGGCCTTGACAGCTCCTGGCTTGGTCGCCCTATTAATGTGAATTCAATTGAAAACCTCAAAGCCCTGAACCGAAGGTACATGGTCCACATGGCAGGAGAAGGAGGCGAATACGAAACAGTAGTTCTTGATGCTCCTTTTTTCAAAAAGCGCATAGAAATTGTGAAAAGTGAGATCGAGTGGGAAGGCGATACAGGCACTTTAAAGATCCTGGATGCAAGACTGGTCGATAAAACCTGATTTTTCACAAGAAACTGTTTTCTCATAAAGGCAGATGCCCGGAGCAGTCTCATTCCTGCATTCGGGCTTCCCTGTTCTTGTTAACTTCTGCAGTTAGGGGTTCTGCGAATATCTGGAAACCATCCGGTAAACTTATTTTCGTCTTATTGAATAGCAGTTGTGAGCTATATCCAATACAGAAGACTGTTTTTTTATTTTTTATGCATTTTTTCTATTTAGCCGACTGGCGTTAATCACAACTCCACAATATGACATTACTTTTATATATGTGGAGGTATATTATTCAACTGGCATCTGAGGAACTGTGTTCTACAGGAAGATCCCTTCTCCAGATATTTCCCGGATCAGATTTCCCAAACTAGGTGCCTGTTCATGCCACATTCTTTTATTTTTTTTCTTTTTTTATATTTTTCTATATCTCTTTTTTCAATGATCTTTGATTAGCTGCTTTATCTATTCCGGAATCCAGGTGATAATTTTCCTTTTTTCTCTACCTGCGCTGCAAGGGGCTGGGCCCTGCCGGCCTGTCAGATAAAAAATAACCAGCAAAACGCTGTTGCAATTCAGAGGGAAAGTATACCGAAGAAATGTCCTCTGGTTCAGAAGGAGAAAACTGCTCTTAACTCCGACAACCGCTTTTCAAATCACAGGTAAAGACAAGAGCCTCCACCAGCCTGTCTGGCATCCCTTT containing:
- the trxB gene encoding thioredoxin-disulfide reductase, which codes for MYDLIIIGGGPAGLAAGIYAVRFGLDTLVLEKSEISGQISMSDIVENYPGFPSISGLELMEKYRTHAQEVGVKTKITEVLSVRTEGAKKIVSTDSGDLEAKTLIIATGANPKHLGVPGEKEFISKGVSYCAICDGPFFKNKTVVVVGGGNSAVTDALLLSKVAQNVYLIHRRDRLKAAKVLQDRALATPNIEFILNTLVQEIAGSREGVKKVEKVILQDLNSKESRELSTNGVFIYVGIQPNTEFVNVEKNNEGFIITNRWMETSEKGIYAAGDCRDTPIWQLVAAVRDGAIAATAANEYIESLK
- a CDS encoding glutaredoxin family protein — translated: MAKVTLIHATWCTACPATRRFWKDLKTEYDFEYEEIDVENPEGQALIEKHGIVGVPTTLIDGEPAFTGLPKKADAIARITRR
- the dph5 gene encoding diphthine synthase, whose amino-acid sequence is MLTFIGLGLFDEYDISLKGLEAVREADLVYAEFYTSCLMGTNPEKMEKLYGKKVHLLSREDVEQQPDWLDKAKDKNVAFLTGGDTMVSTTHVDLRLRAEKLGIETHLIHGASIASAVSGLTGLQNYRFGKSASIPYPYESRRGAIIISETPYDTIKQNSELGLHTMIFLDIDKDKGYMTANHALELLLEVEKRRGEGIMERAVAVGIARAGSEKPVVKADYAESLKDFDFGNPLHILVVPGKLHFLEAEALVKLAAGPGKIMEETE
- a CDS encoding DUF357 domain-containing protein, whose protein sequence is MPADLNEKVNRYEDMLKRALQKAKYAPIPNSHMRAVAEDYYTMAEAYYKDGIYFLENGDPVNALTSFSYGHAWLDAGAKLGVFAVDDETLFTI
- a CDS encoding DUF555 domain-containing protein, with the protein product MKNFHVVLEAAWLVRDVKTADDAIGVAISEAGKRLNPKLDFVEVDVGSTSCPACGEPFSSVFIAANTALVGLIFEMKVFDAESAEHAERIAKSVIGKSLRDIPLTVVEVTEFERSGEKGDQQQKGKAKK
- a CDS encoding carbohydrate kinase family protein → MDRIISVVGHTALDYIIDVENIAGKNESSPVIDYEEYPGGGAANIAVAIAKLGGKSQLMSPVGMDFSSSGYEQLLKDAHVDLSRLYSIEALKLSKAFIFTDREDNQTTYFYWGASSKFKELEPEPVDFAHLATADCIYNAKIAQIAGFVSFDPGQDLVTYSQEKLETILAHTDILFANRHEIKRVSEMTGKSFSELRAMIEVIVITYDAEGSRIYTGNEEWKIPVVSVKAVDPTGAGDAYRAGFLLAYTREYSLPTCGKIGSTVASFAVQSRGCQTSLPTWEEMKSRYEASFGKLEVES
- a CDS encoding diphthine--ammonia ligase, giving the protein MKLAALISGGKDSVFAIHKALEEGHEVTHLINIIPARDDSYMYHSINLHMVELISAASEIPLIQQESSGIKELELDDLTLALKRVNVDGVSVGAIESQYQASRVQKICDSLGLKVYAPLWHRDPEELLNEMAKVLDIRIVRVAAEGLDSSWLGRPINVNSIENLKALNRRYMVHMAGEGGEYETVVLDAPFFKKRIEIVKSEIEWEGDTGTLKILDARLVDKT